From Streptomyces sp. TLI_053, a single genomic window includes:
- a CDS encoding Lrp/AsnC family transcriptional regulator — protein sequence MPNFPQAHRAPVDDIDRAILRVLAENARTPNNALAEAVGIAPSTCLARVRALRERGIVRAFRTEIDPAAIGLPLQAMISVRLRAHTREQNESFRGTAPDLPGVLAVFHMAGSDDYLLHVGVAGPEELRDFVVDHLTTHPAVAQTRTNLIFEQIPGRRYLTND from the coding sequence GTGCCGAATTTTCCGCAGGCCCACCGGGCGCCCGTCGACGACATCGACCGCGCGATCCTGCGCGTCCTCGCCGAGAACGCCCGCACGCCGAACAACGCGCTCGCCGAGGCCGTGGGCATCGCCCCCTCGACCTGTCTGGCACGGGTGCGCGCCCTGCGCGAACGCGGCATCGTCCGCGCCTTCCGGACCGAGATCGACCCGGCGGCGATCGGGCTGCCGCTGCAGGCGATGATCTCGGTCCGGCTTCGGGCGCACACCCGCGAGCAGAACGAGAGCTTCCGCGGCACCGCGCCCGACCTGCCCGGCGTCCTGGCGGTGTTCCACATGGCCGGGTCCGACGACTACCTGCTGCACGTGGGCGTGGCCGGGCCGGAGGAGCTGCGCGACTTCGTCGTGGACCACCTCACCACCCACCCGGCGGTGGCGCAGACCCGGACCAATCTGATCTTCGAGCAGATACCCGGCCGGCGGTACCTCACGAACGACTGA
- a CDS encoding isocitrate lyase/phosphoenolpyruvate mutase family protein encodes MSTAPLDTPFAALHRRPGEPLLLPNAWDHASAAVLAEQGFAAIGTTSLGVAAAAGLPDGAAATRAETLRLARRLGRSGRYLLSVDVEHGFSDDPSEVADLAVELAEAGVAGINLEDGRPEGTLAPAAVHTAKIAAIKAAVPRLFVNARTDTHWLGVPDPAEETDRRLAAYERAGADGLFVPGLTDPAAVARIRGTVTAPLNILYSPTGPTLAELAALGVARVSLGSLLYRAALGAAVSTALAVRDGAPAAPAGTPGYAAVQALHTDGR; translated from the coding sequence ATGAGCACCGCCCCGCTGGACACCCCGTTCGCCGCCCTCCACCGTCGCCCGGGTGAGCCGCTGCTGCTCCCCAACGCCTGGGACCACGCCTCCGCCGCCGTCCTCGCGGAGCAGGGCTTCGCCGCGATCGGCACCACCAGTCTCGGTGTCGCGGCGGCGGCCGGGCTGCCCGACGGTGCCGCCGCCACCCGGGCCGAGACGCTCCGGCTGGCCCGGCGCCTCGGCCGGTCCGGACGCTACCTGCTCTCGGTCGACGTGGAGCACGGGTTCAGCGACGACCCGTCCGAAGTCGCCGATCTGGCCGTCGAGCTGGCGGAGGCGGGGGTGGCCGGCATCAACCTCGAGGACGGCCGGCCGGAGGGCACGCTGGCCCCCGCGGCCGTGCACACCGCCAAGATCGCCGCGATCAAGGCCGCCGTGCCGCGGCTGTTCGTCAACGCCCGCACCGACACCCACTGGCTCGGCGTGCCGGATCCCGCCGAGGAGACCGACCGTCGGCTCGCCGCCTACGAACGGGCGGGCGCGGACGGCCTGTTCGTCCCCGGGCTGACCGACCCGGCCGCCGTCGCGCGGATCCGCGGCACCGTCACCGCCCCGCTGAACATCCTCTACTCCCCGACCGGCCCCACCCTGGCCGAACTCGCGGCCCTCGGGGTCGCCCGGGTCAGCCTCGGCTCGCTGCTCTACCGGGCCGCGCTCGGGGCCGCCGTCTCGACCGCCCTCGCCGTCCGCGACGGCGCTCCGGCGGCCCCCGCCGGCACCCCCGGGTACGCCGCGGTCCAGGCCCTGCACACCGACGGGCGGTGA
- a CDS encoding winged helix-turn-helix domain-containing protein, with the protein MSLARLAALLADPTRAAFCTALLDGRAWTAGELARHAGVAPSTASEHLSRLIDGGLLAEERQGRHRYVRLAGPEVATLIEDLSAFTPPTGTPGGPPAGTPDGTPARRSPAATRSPAPRSLRESSRLSAEARARTCYDHLAGRLGVAVGDAVLARGLVTEEDGPALTARGRAWLTELGAELPPRAGRAGARPVVRTCLDWTERRNHLGGAFGALLCRTALDRGWVERIGSGRALRVTPDGELALRELLGVELLPA; encoded by the coding sequence ATGTCCCTCGCCCGACTGGCCGCCCTGCTCGCCGATCCCACCCGAGCCGCGTTCTGCACGGCCCTGCTCGACGGCCGCGCCTGGACCGCCGGCGAACTCGCCCGGCACGCGGGCGTGGCACCGTCCACCGCCAGCGAGCACCTCTCCCGGCTGATCGACGGCGGCCTGCTGGCCGAGGAACGGCAGGGCCGGCACCGCTACGTCCGGCTGGCCGGACCGGAGGTCGCCACCCTGATCGAGGACCTGTCCGCCTTCACTCCCCCGACCGGGACACCGGGCGGGCCGCCGGCCGGGACACCCGACGGGACACCGGCCCGCCGCTCCCCGGCGGCCACCCGCTCCCCGGCCCCGCGCTCCCTGCGCGAGAGCAGCCGGCTGAGCGCCGAGGCCCGCGCCCGGACCTGCTACGACCACCTCGCCGGACGGCTGGGCGTGGCGGTCGGCGACGCCGTACTGGCCCGCGGCCTGGTGACGGAGGAGGACGGCCCGGCCCTGACCGCCCGCGGCCGCGCCTGGCTGACCGAGCTGGGTGCGGAGCTGCCGCCCCGGGCCGGACGCGCCGGCGCCCGCCCGGTGGTCCGCACCTGCCTGGACTGGACGGAGCGGCGCAACCACCTGGGCGGGGCCTTCGGCGCGCTGCTCTGCCGGACGGCGCTGGACCGGGGCTGGGTGGAGCGGATCGGCTCCGGCCGCGCGCTGCGGGTCACCCCGGACGGCGAGCTGGCCCTGCGCGAGCTGCTCGGCGTGGAGCTCCTGCCCGCCTGA
- a CDS encoding DinB family protein, producing MSAPRPAGAAGLGGERADLLQTLDKHRGFLRFTVRDLTDEQAARRTTASELCLGGLIKHVAGTEAGWMRFAVGGADAMASEPVDWEGQFRMAEGETLAGLLAGYEQVAAATDALVASLPDLDLAHPLPAAPWFEPGASWSVRRVLLHLIAETAQHAGHADIIRESLDGARTMG from the coding sequence ATGAGCGCGCCGCGGCCTGCCGGGGCGGCCGGGCTCGGCGGCGAGCGGGCCGACCTGCTGCAGACCCTCGACAAGCACCGGGGGTTCCTGCGCTTCACGGTCCGCGACCTCACCGACGAGCAGGCCGCCCGGCGCACCACGGCCAGCGAACTCTGCCTGGGCGGGCTGATCAAGCACGTGGCCGGGACCGAGGCGGGCTGGATGCGGTTCGCGGTCGGTGGCGCGGACGCGATGGCGTCCGAACCCGTCGACTGGGAAGGGCAGTTCAGGATGGCCGAGGGGGAGACCCTGGCCGGGCTGCTCGCCGGGTACGAGCAGGTGGCCGCCGCGACGGACGCGCTGGTGGCGAGCCTGCCGGACCTCGACCTGGCGCATCCGCTGCCCGCCGCGCCGTGGTTCGAGCCCGGCGCCTCCTGGTCGGTGCGGCGGGTGCTGCTGCACCTCATCGCCGAGACGGCGCAGCACGCCGGGCACGCCGACATCATCCGGGAGTCGCTGGACGGGGCGAGGACGATGGGCTGA
- a CDS encoding VOC family protein has product MPVLPEGTPCWADAMFTDLEGAKAFYGDVLGWTFGESSSEYGNYTQAYSDGKAVAAIVPPMPGQDGTAVSAWCLYLASPDAATSAERIRAAGGEVLMGPMAVGEFGSMVIAKDPAGVVFGVWQAGTHEGFEKQGASGAYTWAEVITRDEAAADRFFPAVFPYAVKRMDSEQVDYKIFHVREQPVLGRMLAGPTDLPAEAPNYLSVYFAVDDCDATVAKVTGHGGKLYFGPTDSPFGRFAAVGDPQGAAFGVIDLGRTAGDMPVMVAE; this is encoded by the coding sequence ATGCCGGTACTGCCCGAGGGAACGCCCTGCTGGGCCGACGCGATGTTCACCGACCTGGAGGGCGCCAAGGCCTTCTACGGCGACGTACTCGGCTGGACCTTCGGTGAGTCCTCCTCCGAGTACGGCAACTACACCCAGGCCTACTCCGACGGAAAGGCGGTCGCGGCGATCGTCCCGCCGATGCCGGGCCAGGACGGGACCGCGGTGTCGGCCTGGTGCCTCTACCTCGCCTCGCCCGACGCCGCCACCAGCGCCGAGCGGATCCGCGCCGCCGGGGGCGAGGTCCTGATGGGCCCGATGGCGGTCGGCGAGTTCGGCTCGATGGTGATCGCCAAGGACCCGGCCGGGGTCGTCTTCGGCGTCTGGCAGGCCGGTACCCACGAGGGCTTCGAGAAGCAGGGCGCGTCGGGCGCGTACACCTGGGCCGAGGTCATCACCCGGGACGAGGCCGCCGCCGACCGCTTCTTCCCGGCCGTCTTCCCCTACGCGGTGAAGCGGATGGACTCGGAGCAGGTGGACTACAAGATCTTCCACGTCCGGGAGCAGCCGGTGCTCGGCCGGATGCTGGCGGGGCCGACCGACCTTCCGGCCGAGGCGCCGAACTACCTCAGCGTGTACTTCGCCGTGGACGACTGCGACGCCACCGTCGCCAAGGTCACCGGCCACGGCGGAAAGCTGTACTTCGGCCCGACGGACAGCCCGTTCGGGCGGTTCGCGGCGGTCGGCGACCCGCAGGGCGCGGCGTTCGGTGTGATCGACCTCGGCCGGACGGCCGGCGACATGCCGGTCATGGTCGCGGAATGA
- a CDS encoding terpene synthase family protein, translating into MSQPFELPSFYVPHPARLNPHLDQARAHSSVWAREMGMLEGSGIWTRADLDAHDYGLLCAYTHPDASAEVLSLVTDWYVWVFFFDDHFLDVFKRTNDRVGGKAYLDRLPLFMPADPAAETPEPTNPVEAGLADLWRRTVPAMGEDWRVRFAESTRNLLDESLWELANIDAGRVANPVEYIEMRRKVGGAPWSAGLIEYAAGAEVPAAVSGSRPLRVLMDAFSDGVHLRNDLFSYQREVEDEGELSNGVLVLEKFLECTTQEAADAVNGLLTSRLQQFENTVVTELPQLFADTGLDAGEQARVLAYVKGLQDWQAGGHEWHMRSSRYMNGGGAAADAATWWDPFAIGGVGTSALDVLRSGGALGDLAEELGSLSRTGPVTKDWAPTVGASPVATLLDVLRGAGASLESPGTGLVGGSRGDVDPGVRRARSHAHVPFQAVGPSLLPDFRLPFTVEPNPCLDAARLHTIEWAGRIGLLEARPEDPTAGVWSAADAADYDLALCAAGIYPDASAGQLDLATDWLLWGTYADDWFPKAFGRPVDLAGAKAVRARYLLLMPVDGEPGAEPLNALERGLADLWERTAGPMTAEGRSTLRASVDTMLEGWIWEIDNQAQNRIADPVDYLEMRRATFGSDLTMSLSRLAHGKVVPDGIYASGSMRSLENAASDYAALMNDLFSYQKEVEFDGELNNAVLVVQNFFDCDYPAAVRIVDDLMHSRLDQFRHVVAEEFPVLFEDFGLDGPARAMLAGYVKELENWLAGILVWHRDCRRYREEDLLRHFGRDAAGEAAEQAVAPAGAGEEPAASAVGALLVRPTGLGTSAAAVAGGPGRVAVGS; encoded by the coding sequence GTGTCCCAGCCGTTCGAACTGCCCTCCTTCTACGTGCCGCACCCGGCGCGGCTCAATCCGCACCTCGACCAGGCCCGGGCCCATTCCTCGGTGTGGGCGCGGGAGATGGGCATGCTGGAGGGGTCGGGCATCTGGACCCGGGCGGACCTGGACGCCCACGACTACGGGCTGCTCTGCGCCTACACCCACCCCGACGCGTCGGCCGAGGTGCTGTCGCTGGTCACCGACTGGTACGTGTGGGTGTTCTTCTTCGACGACCACTTCCTGGACGTCTTCAAGCGCACCAACGACCGGGTGGGCGGCAAGGCGTACCTGGACCGGCTGCCGCTGTTCATGCCGGCCGACCCGGCCGCGGAGACGCCCGAGCCCACCAATCCGGTCGAGGCCGGGCTGGCGGACCTCTGGCGGCGGACGGTGCCGGCGATGGGCGAGGACTGGCGGGTGCGGTTCGCCGAGAGCACCCGGAACCTGCTCGACGAGTCGCTGTGGGAGCTCGCGAACATCGACGCGGGCCGGGTCGCCAACCCCGTCGAGTACATCGAGATGCGCCGCAAGGTGGGCGGCGCGCCCTGGTCCGCGGGGCTGATCGAGTACGCGGCCGGGGCCGAGGTGCCGGCCGCGGTGTCGGGGTCGCGACCGCTGCGGGTCCTGATGGACGCCTTCTCGGACGGCGTCCACCTGCGCAACGACCTGTTCTCCTACCAGCGCGAGGTCGAGGACGAGGGCGAGCTCAGCAACGGCGTGCTGGTGCTGGAGAAGTTCCTGGAGTGCACGACGCAGGAGGCCGCGGACGCCGTCAACGGCCTGCTCACCTCGCGCCTCCAGCAGTTCGAGAACACCGTGGTGACGGAGCTGCCGCAGCTGTTCGCCGACACCGGGCTGGACGCGGGGGAGCAGGCCCGGGTGCTGGCGTACGTCAAGGGGCTGCAGGACTGGCAGGCCGGCGGGCACGAGTGGCACATGCGGTCCAGCCGGTACATGAACGGCGGCGGCGCGGCGGCGGACGCGGCCACCTGGTGGGACCCGTTCGCGATCGGCGGGGTCGGGACGTCGGCGCTGGACGTGCTGCGCTCCGGCGGGGCGCTGGGCGATCTGGCCGAGGAGCTGGGCTCGTTGAGCCGGACCGGGCCGGTGACGAAGGACTGGGCGCCGACGGTCGGGGCCTCGCCGGTGGCGACCCTGCTCGACGTCCTGCGGGGGGCCGGCGCGTCCCTGGAGTCGCCCGGGACGGGGCTGGTCGGCGGTTCGCGCGGGGACGTCGATCCGGGGGTCCGGCGGGCGCGCTCGCACGCGCACGTGCCCTTCCAGGCCGTCGGACCGTCCCTGCTGCCGGACTTCCGGCTGCCGTTCACGGTCGAGCCGAACCCCTGCCTGGACGCCGCGCGGCTGCACACGATCGAGTGGGCCGGCCGGATCGGCCTGCTGGAGGCCCGGCCGGAGGACCCGACCGCGGGCGTCTGGAGTGCGGCGGACGCGGCCGACTACGACCTCGCGCTCTGCGCGGCGGGCATCTACCCGGATGCCAGTGCCGGCCAACTCGACCTCGCCACCGACTGGTTGCTGTGGGGAACCTACGCCGACGACTGGTTCCCGAAGGCGTTCGGCCGGCCCGTCGACCTGGCCGGTGCCAAGGCGGTGCGGGCGAGGTACCTGCTGCTGATGCCGGTCGACGGCGAGCCGGGCGCGGAGCCGCTGAACGCGCTGGAGCGCGGGCTGGCCGACCTCTGGGAGCGGACCGCCGGTCCGATGACCGCCGAGGGCCGCTCGACGCTCCGTGCCTCCGTCGACACGATGCTGGAGGGCTGGATCTGGGAGATCGACAACCAGGCCCAGAACCGGATCGCGGACCCGGTCGACTACTTGGAGATGCGCCGCGCCACCTTCGGCTCCGACCTCACCATGAGTCTGTCCCGGCTGGCGCACGGGAAGGTCGTGCCGGACGGGATCTACGCCAGCGGCTCGATGCGCTCGCTGGAGAACGCGGCCTCCGACTACGCGGCGCTGATGAACGACCTCTTCTCGTACCAGAAGGAGGTGGAGTTCGACGGCGAGCTGAACAACGCCGTGCTGGTGGTGCAGAACTTCTTCGACTGCGACTACCCGGCGGCGGTGCGGATCGTCGACGACCTCATGCACTCCCGGCTGGACCAGTTCCGGCACGTGGTGGCCGAGGAGTTCCCGGTCCTGTTCGAGGACTTCGGGCTGGACGGACCGGCCAGGGCGATGCTGGCCGGGTACGTGAAGGAGCTGGAGAACTGGCTCGCCGGGATCCTGGTCTGGCACCGGGACTGCCGCCGGTACCGCGAGGAGGACCTGCTGCGGCACTTCGGGCGGGACGCGGCCGGGGAGGCGGCGGAGCAGGCGGTGGCACCGGCCGGGGCGGGGGAGGAGCCGGCCGCTTCGGCGGTGGGCGCGCTGCTGGTGCGGCCGACCGGTCTCGGTACCTCGGCGGCCGCGGTGGCGGGCGGACCGGGCCGGGTCGCGGTCGGTTCCTGA
- the cyaB gene encoding class IV adenylate cyclase, which produces MEYTEVEQKFRLVGPADGLKERLAALGARPGIPSRQVDTYYNAPHRDFLDQEVVSEWLRVRVEDGTASVNFKRFHPIASPVKTHCDEYESTVADAEAVRRLLASLDFTELTVVDKTREEWHVDGIAVAFDLVAGLGEFVEFEFKGEAATVAEATARLEAFIDGLGPGAGAGLGERVRLGYPHLTLGLE; this is translated from the coding sequence GTGGAGTACACCGAGGTCGAGCAGAAGTTCCGACTCGTCGGCCCGGCCGACGGGTTGAAGGAGCGGCTGGCCGCGCTCGGCGCGCGGCCGGGGATTCCGTCCCGGCAGGTCGACACCTACTACAACGCGCCGCACCGGGACTTCCTCGACCAGGAGGTGGTCTCCGAGTGGTTGCGGGTGCGGGTCGAGGACGGCACGGCGTCGGTCAACTTCAAGCGGTTCCACCCGATCGCCTCGCCGGTGAAGACGCACTGCGACGAGTACGAGAGCACGGTGGCCGACGCGGAGGCGGTGCGGCGGCTGCTCGCCTCGCTCGACTTCACCGAGCTGACGGTCGTGGACAAGACCCGCGAGGAGTGGCACGTCGACGGGATCGCGGTGGCCTTCGACCTGGTCGCCGGGCTGGGCGAGTTCGTCGAGTTCGAGTTCAAGGGGGAAGCGGCCACCGTCGCCGAGGCGACCGCCCGGCTGGAGGCGTTCATCGACGGTCTCGGACCGGGCGCCGGGGCCGGGCTCGGTGAGCGGGTCCGCCTCGGCTACCCCCATCTGACGCTCGGTCTGGAATGA
- a CDS encoding HhH-GPD-type base excision DNA repair protein: MNVTVRLAQQPEADELLGRSPLAALVGMLLDQQVPMEWAFTGPLTIAGRLGHEDLDAHEIATYNPEEFVALLCEKPAVHRYPAAMAKRVQQLCQFLVAQYDGDAAALWKDVATGRELLSRLNALPGFGKQKSQIFLALLGKQYGVRPEGWREAAGAYGEDGAFRSVADITGPESLERVRATKQELKLAAKEEKAAKDALARSKVRA; the protein is encoded by the coding sequence ATGAACGTCACCGTGCGGCTCGCGCAGCAGCCCGAGGCCGACGAACTGCTCGGGCGGAGCCCGCTCGCCGCGCTCGTCGGGATGCTGCTGGACCAGCAGGTGCCCATGGAATGGGCGTTCACCGGACCGCTCACCATCGCCGGGCGGCTGGGGCACGAGGACCTGGACGCCCACGAGATCGCCACCTACAACCCGGAGGAGTTCGTCGCCCTGCTCTGCGAGAAGCCCGCGGTGCACCGCTATCCGGCGGCGATGGCCAAACGGGTGCAGCAGCTCTGCCAGTTCCTGGTGGCGCAGTACGACGGGGACGCCGCCGCGCTCTGGAAGGACGTGGCGACCGGGCGGGAACTGCTCAGCCGGCTCAACGCCCTTCCGGGGTTCGGGAAGCAGAAGTCGCAGATCTTCCTCGCCCTGCTCGGCAAGCAGTACGGCGTGCGGCCGGAGGGCTGGCGCGAGGCGGCCGGGGCGTACGGCGAGGACGGCGCGTTCCGCTCGGTCGCGGACATCACCGGCCCCGAGTCGCTGGAGCGGGTGCGGGCCACCAAGCAGGAACTGAAGCTCGCCGCCAAGGAGGAGAAGGCCGCGAAGGACGCCCTGGCGAGGTCCAAGGTCCGCGCCTGA
- a CDS encoding MFS transporter, with protein MTASFMDLVDVTIVNIAIPSIQESTGASFSAVQWVTGGYALAFAIGLITGGRLGDIHGRKRLFLIGMAGFTLTSVLCGLASGPEVLVAMRILQGGTAALMVPQVLSIIHATFPAEERGKVFGMFGAVVGLGAVSGPLIGAVLTEWDVLGLGWRPIFLINLPVGIAGLLLGRIFITESRADRALKLDLPGVVLASLGLLMLIYPLTHGREAGWPLWGHLTMAGSLPVFALFVAYERVKTRRDGSPLVELSLFRTKSFAAGIGVELTFGVVSGIFFLVWTLYMQLGLGWSPLKAGATGIPFSIAISVAAGVSVQQLVPRFGRKVLQAGALVMAAGVLVYIAEAHRYGTGIAPWQMALPLVVMGAGMGLIVAPITDAVLAEVPQEHAGSASGLINTVNQVGLALGLGLVSVAFFDAVPAGAAGGPAFVGAFQHAMWWVLGVLAVVFLLMFALPGRRKAQAAPDVAEETEREPALV; from the coding sequence ATGACGGCCTCCTTCATGGACCTGGTGGACGTCACGATCGTGAACATCGCGATCCCGAGCATCCAGGAGTCCACGGGGGCGTCGTTCTCCGCCGTGCAGTGGGTGACCGGCGGGTATGCGCTGGCGTTCGCGATCGGACTGATCACCGGTGGTCGGCTGGGTGACATCCACGGCCGGAAGCGACTGTTCCTGATCGGCATGGCCGGCTTCACGCTGACTTCGGTGCTCTGCGGTCTCGCGAGCGGTCCGGAGGTCCTGGTCGCGATGCGGATCCTCCAGGGCGGGACGGCGGCGCTGATGGTGCCGCAGGTGCTGTCGATCATCCACGCGACCTTCCCGGCGGAGGAGCGCGGCAAGGTGTTCGGCATGTTCGGCGCGGTGGTCGGGCTGGGCGCGGTCAGCGGTCCGCTGATCGGTGCGGTGCTGACCGAGTGGGACGTGCTCGGGCTCGGCTGGCGTCCGATCTTCCTCATCAACCTGCCGGTCGGGATCGCCGGACTGCTGCTCGGCCGGATCTTCATCACCGAGTCCAGGGCCGACCGGGCGCTCAAGCTGGACCTGCCGGGTGTGGTGCTGGCCAGCCTCGGCCTGCTGATGCTGATCTACCCGCTGACCCACGGCCGGGAGGCCGGCTGGCCGCTCTGGGGCCACCTGACGATGGCCGGGAGCCTGCCGGTGTTCGCGCTGTTCGTCGCGTACGAGCGGGTCAAGACCCGGCGGGACGGTTCGCCGCTGGTGGAGCTGTCGCTGTTCCGGACGAAGTCCTTCGCGGCGGGCATCGGTGTCGAGCTGACCTTCGGTGTGGTCTCCGGGATCTTCTTCCTGGTCTGGACCCTCTACATGCAGCTCGGGCTCGGCTGGAGCCCGCTGAAGGCCGGTGCGACGGGCATCCCGTTCTCGATCGCGATCTCCGTGGCGGCCGGTGTCTCGGTGCAGCAACTGGTGCCCCGGTTCGGCCGGAAGGTGCTCCAGGCGGGCGCCCTGGTGATGGCGGCCGGCGTGCTCGTCTACATCGCGGAGGCGCACCGGTACGGCACCGGGATCGCGCCCTGGCAGATGGCGCTGCCGCTGGTGGTGATGGGTGCGGGGATGGGCCTGATCGTCGCGCCGATCACCGACGCGGTGCTGGCGGAGGTCCCGCAGGAGCACGCCGGTTCGGCCTCCGGGCTGATCAACACGGTGAACCAGGTCGGCCTGGCGCTCGGCCTGGGGCTGGTGTCGGTGGCGTTCTTCGACGCGGTGCCGGCCGGGGCGGCCGGGGGCCCGGCGTTCGTGGGCGCGTTCCAGCACGCGATGTGGTGGGTGCTCGGGGTGCTCGCGGTGGTGTTCCTGCTGATGTTCGCGCTGCCGGGGCGGCGGAAGGCGCAGGCCGCTCCGGACGTCGCCGAGGAGACCGAGCGGGAGCCCGCCCTGGTCTAG
- a CDS encoding YafY family protein, producing MTDTPARLLSLLSLLQTPREWPGSELAERLRVSPRTIRRDIDRLRELGYPVEASMGPIGGYRLVAGTAMPPLLLDDEEAVAIAVGLRAAAGHAVVGIEEASVRALGKLLQVLPSRLRHRVSTLDRATLPLLGGDGPTVDPEDLTVMANAVANHERLRFGYRAGNGAETHRQVEPERLVSAGRRWYLVGFDLDRDDWRLFRVDRVSDPFATGARFTPRPLPAEDAAAYVASKLRRESSAHTLDATLRLSAEEARRRLGGYGDTEVEPVDEHSCRVRSRTDSLDWLAMRLLMAGCDFEVHSPPELRTLLRTLADRADRAADPA from the coding sequence ATGACCGATACCCCGGCACGACTCCTCAGCCTGCTCTCCCTGCTCCAGACCCCGCGCGAGTGGCCCGGCAGCGAGCTCGCCGAACGGCTCCGGGTCAGCCCTCGCACCATCCGCCGCGACATCGACCGGCTCCGCGAGCTCGGCTACCCGGTCGAGGCCTCGATGGGCCCGATCGGCGGCTACCGGCTGGTCGCGGGCACCGCGATGCCGCCGCTGCTGCTGGACGACGAGGAGGCGGTGGCGATCGCGGTCGGCCTGCGCGCCGCCGCCGGACACGCCGTGGTCGGCATCGAGGAGGCCTCGGTGCGCGCCCTCGGCAAGCTGCTCCAGGTGCTGCCCTCCCGGCTGCGCCACCGGGTCTCCACCCTCGACCGGGCCACCCTCCCGCTGCTCGGCGGCGACGGCCCGACCGTCGACCCGGAGGACCTCACCGTGATGGCCAACGCCGTCGCCAACCACGAGCGCCTGCGCTTCGGCTACCGGGCCGGCAACGGCGCCGAGACCCACCGCCAGGTCGAGCCGGAACGCCTGGTGTCGGCCGGCCGCCGCTGGTACCTGGTCGGTTTCGACCTCGACCGGGACGACTGGCGGCTGTTCCGGGTGGACCGGGTCAGCGACCCCTTCGCGACCGGTGCCCGCTTCACCCCTCGCCCGCTCCCGGCCGAGGACGCGGCCGCGTACGTCGCGAGCAAGCTCCGCCGGGAGTCCTCCGCCCACACCCTGGACGCCACCCTGCGGCTGTCCGCCGAGGAAGCCCGGCGGCGTCTGGGCGGCTACGGCGACACCGAGGTGGAACCGGTCGACGAGCACAGCTGCCGGGTGCGCTCCCGCACCGACTCCCTGGACTGGCTGGCGATGCGCCTGCTGATGGCCGGCTGCGACTTCGAGGTGCACTCGCCGCCCGAGCTGCGCACCCTCCTGCGCACCCTCGCCGACCGCGCCGACCGCGCCGCCGACCCGGCCTGA
- a CDS encoding YbhB/YbcL family Raf kinase inhibitor-like protein, translating to MSVRPPLPYEFLPQVPSFELTSQDITEGGTLAQEFIHAGGNLSPQLAWSGLPEGTRSIAVTCYDPDAPTGSGWWHWLALGLPADTAGLARGAGASDGDLPGERSFHGRNDFPGNQYDGAAPPPGPAHRYAFAVHALDVDALDVTADTPAAQIGFHITFHTLARAVLTAEFGV from the coding sequence ATGAGTGTGCGTCCGCCGCTGCCGTACGAGTTCCTGCCGCAGGTGCCGTCCTTCGAGCTGACCAGCCAGGACATCACCGAAGGCGGCACGCTGGCACAGGAGTTCATCCACGCCGGGGGCAACCTCTCGCCGCAGCTGGCCTGGTCGGGCCTGCCGGAGGGCACCCGCTCGATCGCCGTCACCTGCTACGACCCGGACGCGCCGACCGGCTCCGGCTGGTGGCACTGGCTGGCCCTCGGACTGCCCGCCGACACCGCCGGCCTGGCGCGCGGCGCCGGGGCCTCCGACGGCGACCTGCCGGGCGAGCGCTCCTTCCACGGGCGCAACGACTTCCCGGGCAACCAGTACGACGGCGCGGCCCCGCCGCCCGGGCCCGCGCACCGCTACGCATTCGCCGTGCACGCCCTCGACGTGGACGCCCTGGACGTCACGGCCGACACCCCGGCGGCGCAGATCGGCTTCCACATCACCTTCCACACCCTGGCGCGGGCCGTGCTCACCGCCGAGTTCGGGGTCTGA